A DNA window from Pristis pectinata isolate sPriPec2 chromosome 29, sPriPec2.1.pri, whole genome shotgun sequence contains the following coding sequences:
- the LOC127584405 gene encoding histone H4 isoform X1, with the protein MSGRGKGGKGLGKGGAKRHRKVLRDNIQGITKPAIRRLARRGGVKRISGLIYEETRGVLKVFLENVIRDAVTYTEHAKRKTVTAMDVVYALKRQGRTLYGFGG; encoded by the coding sequence ATGTCTGGCAGAGGGAAAGGAGGCAAAGGACTGGGCAAAGGCGGCGCCAAGCGGCACCGTAAAGTGCTCCGTGATAACATCCAGGGCATCACCAAACCAGCCATCCGGCGCCTGGCTCGGCGTGGCGGCGTCAAGCGCATCTCGGGGCTGATCTACGAGGAGACCCGCGGGGTGCTGAAGGTTTTCCTGGAGAATGTGATCAGGGACGCGGTCACCTACACCGAGCACGCCAAGCGCAAGACGGTGACTgccatggatgtggtgtacgctCTGAAACGCCAGGGCCGCACTCTCTATGGCTTCGGCGGCTGA